The Methylobacterium durans nucleotide sequence AGACGAGGACGACGATGAGCGTCGCGTAGACGATGCCCGAGCGCACCTCCTGGCTCGCGGCGGCGACGACCTCCAGCACCGGCCGCGGCTCGGGCTGCTCCCGGTTCTCGCGCAGGCGCCGGATGATGTTCTCGACGTCGACCACCGCGTCGTCGACGAGCTCGCCGATCGCGATGGCCAACCCGCCGAGCGTCATGGTGTTGATGGTCAGGCCGAGCGCCTGGAAGACGAGAACGGTGACCAGCACCGAGACGGGGATCGCAGTCAGCGAGATCAGGGTCGCCCGGACGTTCATCAGGAACAGGACCAGGACGACCGCAACCACAGCGGCCGCCTCCAGCAGCACCCGCTTCACGTTGCCGATTGAGGTCTCGATGAAGGTCGCCTGCCGGAACTGGATGTTGTCCACCTTCACGCCGGCCGGCAGGGTCTTCTGGATTGAGGCGAGGGTCGCCTCGATGCGCCGCGTCAGCTCGACGGTGTCGGCCCCGGGCTGCTTCTGGATCGAGACGATGACGGCCGAGCGCCCGTTGTAGCCGGCGTCGCCGCGCTTGTGCGCCGGGGCGAAGGCAACATCGGCGACCTGTCGCAGGAGCACCGGCTGCCCTTGACGGTAGGTGACGACCGTGCCGCGCAGGTCGTCGAGGCGCTTGGTCAGGCCGACGTTGCGAATGAGGTACTCGCGTCCGTGCTGGTCGACGAAGCCGCCGCCGGTGTTGGTGCCGAAGCGCGAGACGGCGGCCTCAACCTGCTCGGACCTGACGTCGAGGGCTTGCATTGCGCCCGGGTTCGGGCTGACCCGGTACTGGCGGACCTCGCCGCCGATGGGGATGACCTGGGCGACGCCGGACAGGCTGAGGAGCTGCGGTCGGATCACGAAGTCGGCGAGTTCGCGCACCTCCATCGGCGGCATGGTCTCGGCGGTGACCGCCACCAGCAGGATCTCGCCCATGATCGAGGTGACGGGCCCCATGTGCGGGACCACGCCGCGCGGCAGGCTCTCGCGCACAATCGCGAGCTTCTCCGCCACCAGCTGCCGGCTGCGGTAGACGTCGGTCGACCAGTCGAACTCGACGTAGACGATGGACAGGCCGACGCCGGAGACGGAGCGGACGCGGGTCACGCCCGGCATGCCGTTCATCGCGGCCTCGATGGGATAGGTGACCGTCTGCTCGACCTCCTGGGGAGCAAGTCCCTCGGCCTCGGTCATCAGGGTGACCATGGGCCGGTTGAGGTCGGGCAGCACGTCGACCGGCAGCCGCGGCAGCACGAAGCTGCCGTAGGCGACGAGGACGAGAGCGGCGGCGAGGACGAAGAGCCGGTTGCGCAGGCTGGCGCGGACGAGGATCCCGAACATGGTTGCCCTCACCGGATCTGGCTGATGAGGTCGGCGCCGCGTACCACGATGCGCTCGCCCTCCCTCAAGCCGGTACGGACGACGACGCGGCTCGCGTCGACCGGCTCGATCCGGACCTGACGCGGCTCGAACCGCTCGGGCGCGGCGTGGCGCCAGACCATCGCCTCGCCGCCGGCCCCGCGGACGATCGCGTTGCGGGGAAGGACGATGCCTCCAGCGCTGGCTCCCGTCGCGGCCAGCACCGTCACCGGCTGGCCGACCTTGAGGCTGGCGGGCGGATCGACCACCGCGAACTGGAGCACGGTCGCCTGTTGCTGCAGGGCGCGGCTGACGCCCTTCCCCTGGAGCGTCAGGGTGGTGCCGTCGGCGGTGAGCGCCGTCGCTTTGCCTCTCACCGGGGCCTCGTCGAACGAGAGTGCCTCGATCCAGAGGCAGCCGGGGTCGACCACTTGGAACAGGACGTCCTGCGGCTGCACGACTTGGCCCGCGACGACGCGGGTCGTGGCGATGACGCCGTCGGCGGGCGCCGTCAGGATCTCGGGCGTGGTGCGGATGTCGCTTACGGTGGCGCGGCGCCGGCGCAGGCCTTCGAGCTCGATCTCCACATCCGAGACGGAGATCGCGGTGCCCGAGCCCGTGGCAACGAGTTTCTTGGCGCGTGCGAGCTTGGCCTCGGCCAAGCCGATCTGCTGCTCGATCTCGCCGAGCTTCTCCACGACGATCGCTTGGTCGGCCTGGATGATGGGCCGCTCGATGCGGGCGAGCACCTCGCCCTTGCGCACGGCCTGCCCGAGACTCGGCATACCGGCGTCGGGGGCGATGACACGGCCGCCGCCGATGCTCTGGACGAGGCCGCCCCGGTTTGGATCCGGGATGACCTTGCCGATGAGGCGGATCGCGCCCTCGACCTCGGTCGGCCTCGCGGTCGTGGTGCGCACCTCTAGAATGCGTTGCGAGGGCTTGGGCACGAAGACCGCCCCATCTGGCAGGCGCTGCGGGTTGTTCGAGCCCGGCATCGCGGTGGGCGTGTCGTGGTCGTGGTCCTCGCCGCCATGGGCGAAGGCGGTGCCCGTCAGGGCGACCACGAGGACGGCACCGGCGACGAAGGCGGCCGGCCGCATCCGGCGGCTGCGCAGGGCGAGCCCGAGCATCAGGCCGACCGCGAAGACGGCGAGCGCCCAGGCCTGGCCCGGCTCATACTGGCCGAGCCGTTCCTTCAGTTGCGTCAGCAGCGGCATGCCGGCATGCGCATGTGTATGCCCGATGTGGGTTGGCGGACGAGTTGGCTCGGCCACCACGAGCGACCCGATTAGCAGGTCGTCGCCGTCCGGGCTGGCGACCTGGATGACGAGGTCGTTCGCGCCGGGCTCACCCAGGTGCGGCGAGGAGACGGCGTAGGTCCCGTCGGCGTTCGGCGCGGCCGACACGGCCTCGCCTTCGACGGTCACGGACACGGTCGCGCCGGCCACCGGCTCGTTGTCCTCGGACCGGTCGATGTAGAGGGTCAGCCGGTCGCCCTTGAGGGTGCCGACGACCTGGTAGAGGTCGGACTGCATGGCGATGCGGGGCGTACCCTGCGCGGCCGCGGCGGCCCGTGCCGGCTCATGGGTGTGGTCGCCGCCGCCGGCGAGCGCTGGCACGGCGAGGCAGGTGGCCATGATCAGCATGGCCAGCCCGGCGGCACGGCCTCGCGGCCGCCCGTGGGGCTCAGTCTTGGAGAAGGTCACGGTCGAAGTCCTGTCGAACGGGCACGGCCTGTGCGGCGCCCGTCAGGACGCCGCGCTCACGCGTTCGGCAGGGACCTGGGAGGTCGTCTCGGGCCGTTCGGATCCACCCCGAACGGATGCATCGCTTCCCGCGAGACGAGAGTCGCGCCTGGCGACCGTGGCGCGGAAGCGGCCGGCTCGGCCGACGGCAGCGCGACCGGATGGGCCAGGCCGCAGCAATCCGCCTTCTTGTGCTCGTGGTCCTGCGGGTCGTCGAGCGGCGGGAAGTCCGGCCAGCCGCTGGCGTCGTCCGGGGCGATCTTTGCGACGACGTGCGAGTGCACGGTGCCGTCCCCGTGCATGTGGCTGTGCGCGGGCCCGGCGTATTCCAGGTGCTCGAACCGACCGAGGGCGCTCGCCGGCACCGCCGCGACGTTGACCGCGAGCGCCGCCACCGCCAGCAGCATCACGCTGGTCGCGATTCGGCGCAGCAGGGTCAGCAGCACTCTCACAAAGCGGTCTCCAGAGGCGACACGTAGCATTCGCGCGGCGTCGCGACCAAGGGCCATGGGACAATGGGTGCCACCGGTCGCCTGACCAGGGCATGAACCGTTCGCCTGGAGGGTAGGGCAGGCGCTCATCCCGGCCGACGCGACGGCCAGTGGTGGTGAAGGTCGTCGATGACGTAGGCGTGGGCATGGCGGTGGCCGCCGGCCGTCGCCAGGTGCGGGTGGGTCGGGTCGAGTTCGGGGTGGGCGTGCTCGACAGTCTCCGGGTCGTCGGATGGCCAGAGCAGAAGGGCCGCCGCGGCCGCGGCGAGCGTGAGGACGCCGAGCACGGCCAGCGTGGAGGGCATCCCGATCGTCGCCCCGAGCCAGCCGGCCAGCGGGTAGGTCATGAGCCAGGCGGCATGCGAGAGCGCGAACTGCGCGGCGAACAGCGCCGGCCGGTCGTGAGGCGAGGCCGAGCGTCGGAGCAGGCGGCCCGTCGGGGTCTGGGCCGCGGAGTAGCCGATGCCGAGCACGAGCCACGTCTCCAGGAGGGCGACCCAGCCGATGCTGTGGCTCCAGGACACCTCCGCGAACCCGAGCAGCACGACGCCGAGCAGGACGGCCGAGGGGATCATCACGGTGCGGTCTGACAGGCGGTCGAGGAGTCGCGGCAGCAGGAGGGCCGCGACCATCGAGCCGCCGCCGAACAGGCCCAGTGCCACAGCGACATCGTCCTGCGGGCGCTTGAGGAGGGCTTGGACGATCACGACGGTGTTGACGATGACCATGGCGCCGGCCGCCGCAACCGCGAGGTTGAGGGCTAGGAGCCCGCGCAGGCGCGGTGTGGCAAGGTAGATGCGCAAGCCTCGTGTGGTGCGCTCGTAGATCCCGGCTTGGCGGGCCGGCGCGCTCGACGTGGGAAGCGTCGTGGTCACCACCAGCGCCGCCGAGCAGAGGAAGCCGACGACGGTCCCGGCGAACAGCCAGTGAAAGTCGATGACCGTCAGGAGCAGGGCGGCCAGGACGGGGCTGAGGAGGTTCTCCAAGTCATAGGCGAGGCGCGAGAGCGACAGGGCCCGGGTGTAGTCCTGCTCGTCCGGCAGGATGTCCGGGATGGTGGCTTGGAAGGTCGGTGTGAAGGCCGCTGAGGCCGATTGCAGGATCGCAATCAGGACGTAAACCTCCCAGACTTGGTCGATGAAGGGCAGCGCTAGTGCAACGCCGGCCCGAACGAGGTCGTTGACGACGAGGAAGACGCGCCGGGGCAGAGAGGCAGTGAAGGCCTGGGCCACCGGTGCAACCAGCACGTAGGCGACCATCTTGATCGCTAAGGCCGTCCCGAGCACCGCGCCCGCCTCCATCCCGGCTAGACGGTAGGCTAGGAGTCCGAGCGCCACAGTGAGGAGGCCGGTTCCGACGAGGGCGATGACCTGCGCAGCGAACAGGTGCCGGTAGGTGCGGTCGGCGAGGACGCTTAGCATGCCCAGCTCATTCCACAGGAAGGAATAGATCTAGCGTCTGTGGCCGCCCAGGGGGCTACTTCGTGATCTGGGCAGCCTAAGTTCACAGGTGAAAGGTCCGATGGCTATCAGCACGGCGGCGCTCTGGCGCCCGCTTTGGCCGGCCACTTGCCCTGAGGCTGCCCTGCCGACTTCAGCAGAGAACTGTCGATGTTAGCGCGGCGGTGCCACATGGCTCCTCACCCCCGGCTCACAACCCCCCGAAGATATTTATAGTAGTAACGCAAGCGACACTGGCCATTCGGCCCACTGGCGGCACTGACAGTGCCCGAAAGTGCCGCCAGCGTTACTGGCGTTGATACCGCTAGCGGTACTGGCTTCTAAATCTCACTTGGCTGCGCGAGACCGCCCGGTGGCTGGCGCTTCCTTGTGATTTGCCCGGTCAGATCGCCCTTGAGTTCCCGCCGATCGGACCCGAGCCGATGCGGCTTCGGCCGACTCGAGATCGGCGAAGCGTGCCCACTTCGACTGGGGTGTGTCCCCATGAATGGTCGGCAACCAAGCGACGCGGAAGGTTGTGGCGTGCCCAGCATATTCGCCCCAGGCACGCGTCCCCTTCTGAGCAACGGCTATGAAACCGAGTTCAGCAGCTTCGTCGATGGCTTTCCTGACCGAGTTGCGCCGAATGCCATACTCCACGAAGTCATTGTAAGTGACTGGGAGTGCGCCATTCTTAGCGCCGCCGTGGTTCATGTGCTCTACCAGCACACGCTCGACCACGAGCTTCGCGTTCCGTGACATGGCACGCCATGCGGGGCTCTTAAGCATAGGCAGTGTAATCCAGGCAAAGGGGACGCCTTTCGGGGGCCTGTTCAACTTGCGGAAGCGCGGGTCTTTGTAAGTTCCGGTTGACCGGCCCGTTAGATCGACACCGCGGCGGGTTCGCGAGTTCTCGGTCATGCGGCTCCTCCCGACGCAGAGAGAAGCTTGTAGACACAGGCCCGGATGTGCCCCTCGATGGATGCGATCTCGCGCGCCATCACTTCCGGCGCAATTCCTCGCCGGGCCATCGTGTCTTGCTGAATCGCGAGCTGACGCAGGAGATGTGCCTCTGCTCTCAGCAACGACGCAGCCTGCGCCATGAGGTTCGCGTGGCGCAGAATGAAGCCGCGGTCGCGTGAACGGGGGAACGGCAGCACGGTGGCGCTCATCGGATCTCCTCCGAGGTAGCTCCACTTTCACGCCCGTTGCCATTGAACTGTGCGGCGGGCAAAGACGCCTGAAAGCGTGCGATTTCGGCCTCAGAGATGAACGTGCGGCCCCCAAGCTTACGAGCGATGATCCTGCGCTGGTTCAGCAGCTTGTAGATCGTGGTCTCCCCGATCCCCAGCATGGCGCGAGCTTCTTTGATGCTCACGAAGCGATCGCTGCGGTTGATCATATTGGCCTCTCTTCGATCCTGCTTGTCTCGGTGTCGAGTACGATCTCGCGCAGCATGGGCGGTCCCGGCAGTCTGCGCGTATCGCCTCTGATCACCGCGGGCCGTCGAGGAGGCTCAGAGCCCTTCGCCTGACGTCGCAGAACTTTGTCGAGAACCGGCGCGAGATCTCACCGGAGGCATCTCGGCCGACGAATCACTTTGGTTGCCCAATGCGCGAGGTCTTGCCGAGCGGAGGCCTCATAACCACGGGTGGGTTGTTACCCGTGGACGCCCCGTCGAGCGCGAGCGCAATCGCTGAATGGGCGCGGCGCCTGATCGGCTGCCATGTGTCTGATCCGGGATGCGGCGATACGCGTGCCGCCGTCTGACCGAGCCGAGAGTCGACCGGTAAGCCCTTACGCTCGGTCCAATGCACCATTGGCCTCGCGACGACGACGAGCGGTCTAGTGCCCTCGCGTATCAGCGTGGTTGGCAGGCCGCTCGTCGCCGCCTTCGAGCGCTGCAATCACGTCCGCCCGTGCCAAGCAGCGAAGTCGCGACGCGAGCGGCACGCCTCTGCTTGCAGGGCCTGTGCCTTGGTGGAATGCGACCGCTCAGTGTCTACAGGGCGCGCTCACCAGCCGATCGGCTGTGTCATCAGCCTTGCCCGTGCCGCGATCTCAGCACGCATCTCTGAGGTGGCTTTCGGTCGCAACGACGCTTGTTACAGAGCCGGGTTGCTCCTGCTGGGCGAGCAAGGGTTTGGTGCGCCAGGCTGTGTGCATGATCAAGCTCGGTCACAGCGGTACCCGAGACAATCTGCGCCCCTAATGCGCCCCCAAGCGAGACACCGACGCGCGGGCAAGCACTAACGCCAGGCTAACTTCCTGAAATAGCTTGGGAAATCTGGTGCTGCGAGAGAGGATTGAACTCTCGACCTCCTCATTACCAATGAGGTGCTCTACCACTGAGCTACCGCAGCATGCGGTGCGGCGGGCTGCGCTGGCGCGTCTCCGTCCGACCGGGAGGGGCATTAGCGGATCGCGCGCGGCTTGGCAATCGGTGGATGGGGGCCGGCGGCGACTTCCTGAGCGCTGCCCACGACGCGGTCAGGCGACGTGCGGATCGTCCCGCTTGAGCGCGGCGCGGATGATCGCGGCGAGTCCCGGCTCGGCCACGAGGTCGGCAGCTTCCGAGGGCGCGAACCAGCGCTGCTCGCGCTCGCTCTGCTCGGGCCAGCGCTTAAGCTGCTTGCGAACCTCCAGCGGGAAGACCTTCACCTGGCAGAGCACGGAGTCACGGCTCTTCAGGCGTTTCTCGTAGAGGAAGAATCCGAGGGGGCGTTTCCCGATATGGCCGATGACGCCGGCCTCCTCGTACGCCTCGCGCGCCGCAGCCTCGTATGGCTTGCGGCCCTTCATGGGCCAGCCTTTCGGGATCACCCAGCGCCGGCTCTCGCGGGATGTGACGAGAAGCACGGCGAAGCCACCGTCCGGGTTCTTGCGGAAAGGCAGCGCACCGACCTGCCGCTGCGTCGCCCGCTCGCTATCGACCGGAACCGACGTCACGGCGCCGATGCTCGACGGCGCGGCCCGGCGTCCCCGTCACGTGGCGACGCGTCGACCCGAGTGCGAAGCGCGGACGGTGATGTGCAAATGATCAGATCTCCCTCAGGGGCTGAGATGGCATCACCATCGCGGGCTGCGGATCGACCGAGCGTCCGCGGCGAAGTCAGCGGGGCGATCGCGCGGCAAGCGGTGCGATCTTCCCGCCATATGCGCGAACGTCCGCCGTCCTCAAGGAGAAAGTTAACCGGCAAAGCGAATTCTTCAGCGCCCCTTGGCGCGGCAACGCCCCGCGGTCTGGCCCGGTCGCGGAGGAAGGGGAAATCAACGGCTCAGCCGTGGGCCGCCAAGTTCTCGATGAGGTGATTGAGGTCGGCGCGCATGGCTTGGATCTCGGGCTCGGTGAGATTCAGCTGGCACATCACGGATTGGCGCACGTGCACCGCCTCCGACCGGAGGGAGCGGCCCCGCGGCGTCAGCCCGATCTCGACCTCGCGCTCATCGCTCTGGCGCCGGTTGCGCACGAGCAGACCCGCGCTCTCCAGCCGCTTGAGGACGGGGGTGAGGGTTCCGGAATCGAGGCGCAGGCGGCGTCCGATCTCGGAGACCGTGACGCCCTCCGTCTCCCAGAGGACGAGCAGGACGAGGTATTGCGGATAGGTAAGGCCAAGGCGCTCCAGGAGCGGCCGGTAGGACTTGGTCATGCGGTGCGCGGCCGCGTAGAGGGCGTAGCAGAGCTGGTTGTCGAGCAGGAGCGGGTCCCAGGGCGTGCCCGCGGTTTCCTTCGGAACGTTCACGTTTCACACCATGCCATCCGCCCAAACCGACACGGTCGGGTCGCGCGATCGGGCGCACCGGCCGGGCCGCCCTGCATAGCATGATACCCGGACCGTGACGGCTAGGGATCTGCAGAATTCTTCCACAGGGCTTGTGAGATAATGCGGGCCCTGTCTCAAATTTCCAGTGCCCAGGCCGCTCCCGGAAGCCTAGATTTTGTTCACGCCTCAGCTACCGGACTTCCGTGCTGCCACGGGCGCCGGCGAAGATGGGCCAGCCGACGTTCGTCGCGGCGCGATCTGGGACCGGATCCACGGTCGCCTGTGCTCTTGAGAATCGAAGGTCGCTCGCAACGTCCAGAACCATCTCGGAAGGGGTTGCCAAGCCTCCGGCGAGTCCTTAAACACCGCGCTCACCGGCCGGGCAGCCAAACAGCCACCCCGCCGACAGCGCGCCCGTAGCTCAGCTGGATAGAGCACCAGACTACGAATCTGGGGGTCAGAGGTTCGAATCCTTTCGGGCGCGCCATCTCTTCGAATTTGATCCGCGATCGAGCCGCCCACGGGCTCTTGCGGCGACGATCGATCCGAAGAGCGCGGCCCGGCATCCCAAATCCGCATCCCGTCGACGATCCGGCCGATATGGCATGCGGCATGCTGATCTCATCGCAAGGTGCGGGATGAGGCTGCCGGAGGTGCCGGTGTCTGGATTTTATTTGGGCGACGAGGATCTCGAACGACCGGCTCTGCTCACGCTGTGGCCGCACGCGCTGGACGTGAAGGCCGTGGAGCCGCGCGAGGTCGCGAGCCTTAAGGAAGCCCTCCGGGAGGCCTTCGCGGCCCTGCACGCGGATTCCGGTGCGCCCTGGATCACCACGCAGAGTGGTCACATCCTGTCACCTTCCGTCCTCGCAGGGCTCTGGGCCTCCGAGCCGTTGGCCGGATCGGCATTTCTCGCTGCGCCGGCGGACCCATTGCCCTGCGATCGGACCGACAGGTCGCCGGCCGCCCTGTCGCACGGCGCCCGGACGACCGACCGGCGGCCAAAGACACCGTCTCGAGCCCGGTGCCTGACCGCGCGTGCCAGCATCGAGGGGCGGCGCCCGGACGCGCAGGGCAGCGGACGCGCCGGATCGCGCCCGATCCGGCCGGCCTGAACCTCGGCGACGTGCGATCAGGGGTCGGTCGGTCGTCGCGACGCATAGCGGAGGAGATGGATGGTCGCGCCCGCGACCATGAGCGCGAGGGCGTACCACGTGATCGCGTAGACAAGGTGGTCGTTGCGGAAGGCGACGACAGTCAAGCCACCCACCGGCAGTCCGCCGGGATTCGGAGCAGCATCCGCATCGATGAAGTAGGGAGCCGCGTCCGTGAGCCCACTTGCGGCCGCGATGGCGGGGACGTCCCGCGAGAACCATCGGCCCGCAGCCGGATCGTTCGAGCGCAGGAATGCGCCGCCGGGCTCGCTGAGACGCAGGAGGCCCGTCACGATGGTCTCGCCGGGGACCTGGCCTTCCCGGCGGCGGGCCGGATCCCGGCGCGCGTCCGGAACGAAGCCGCGATTGATCAGGACGACGCCGCCGTCGGCCTTCCGGAGGGGCGTCATCACCCAGGCGCCGGCGCCGGCCTCCGTCACGGCCTGAACCAGCGTTTCGCGATCGTGCAGGAAGGTGCCGGCCACGCGCAGGCGCCGATAGGCGTCCTCCGTCCCGATCTGCGGCCAGTCGGAGCGCGGCGGCGGCGGCGTCGGCGGCGCGCGAAGGCGCGCATCGACATGGGCGATGAGGTCGAGCTTCCAGCCGCGCCGATGCAGCTGCCAGGTTCCGAGCCCGGCGAGGAGCGTGAAGGCGAGGGTCGCGCCGACGAGGATCGCGGCGAGGACGCCGCGGGAATGGCGCGGAGAGGCTTCGGGAGCGTCCGGAGGCCCCCGATCGTCCCCGCCGACCGGCCCGTCCCCCATCAGCGCAAGGGGGTGGCCGGCATGTGCTGCTGCATGTCGTGGCCCGACATCGGCATCATGTTCGTGTTGAGATGGTACATCACCCAGAGCGAGCCGATCAGCGTGATCACGACGAGCGTGAGGGTGAAGATCAGCGCCAGGAAATTCCAGCCGCCCTCCGACTTGGTGTCCATGTGAAGGAAGTAGATCATGTGAACGACGATCTGCACGACCGCGAAGACCATGATCACGAGGCTGGTCGTCCGGTTGTCGCCGAGGACGTCGGCCATCACCAGCCAGAACGGGATCGCCGTGAGAATGACCGAGAGAACAAAGCCGGTCATGTAGCCGCGGAAGGTGGCGTGATGGCCGCCCGTGGCGTGCCCGTGGCCGGCCTCGTGCGCGGCGTGGTGCGTGTCCGTGGCGGCGCTCATTGCAGCACTCCCATCAGGTAGACGAAGGTGAAGACGCCGATCCAGACCACGTCGAGGAAGTGCCAGAACATCGACAGGCAGAGGAGCCGGCGCTGGTTCTCGGCGATCAGCCCGCGTTGGCGGACCTGCACCATCAGGACGACGAGCCAGACGATGCCGAGGCTCACGTGCAGGCCGTGGGTGCCGACGAGGGTGAAGAAGGCCGACAGGAAGCCGCTGCGCTGGGGCGTGGCCCCCTCGTGGATCAGGTGGGCGAACTCGTAGAGCTCGATCCCGACGAAGGCGAGGCCGAACAGGCCGGTGACCGCGAGCCAGCCGAGCGTCGCCGCCTGCCGGTCCCGCTGCATCTCCAGCATGGCGAAGCCGTAGGTGATCGACGAGAGGAGCAGCATCGAGGTGTTGAGCGCCACCAGCGGCAGCTCGAACAGGTCCTTCGGGGCCGGGCCGGCCGCGTAATTGCGGCCGAGCACGGCGTAGGTGGCGAACAGGACCGCGAAGATGAGACAGTCGCTCATCAGGTAGATCCAGAAGCCCAGCATGGTGCTGCCTTCCGGATGGTGGTCCTCCTCGA carries:
- a CDS encoding efflux RND transporter periplasmic adaptor subunit — its product is MTFSKTEPHGRPRGRAAGLAMLIMATCLAVPALAGGGDHTHEPARAAAAAQGTPRIAMQSDLYQVVGTLKGDRLTLYIDRSEDNEPVAGATVSVTVEGEAVSAAPNADGTYAVSSPHLGEPGANDLVIQVASPDGDDLLIGSLVVAEPTRPPTHIGHTHAHAGMPLLTQLKERLGQYEPGQAWALAVFAVGLMLGLALRSRRMRPAAFVAGAVLVVALTGTAFAHGGEDHDHDTPTAMPGSNNPQRLPDGAVFVPKPSQRILEVRTTTARPTEVEGAIRLIGKVIPDPNRGGLVQSIGGGRVIAPDAGMPSLGQAVRKGEVLARIERPIIQADQAIVVEKLGEIEQQIGLAEAKLARAKKLVATGSGTAISVSDVEIELEGLRRRRATVSDIRTTPEILTAPADGVIATTRVVAGQVVQPQDVLFQVVDPGCLWIEALSFDEAPVRGKATALTADGTTLTLQGKGVSRALQQQATVLQFAVVDPPASLKVGQPVTVLAATGASAGGIVLPRNAIVRGAGGEAMVWRHAAPERFEPRQVRIEPVDASRVVVRTGLREGERIVVRGADLISQIR
- a CDS encoding DNA polymerase III subunit gamma/tau: MRVLLTLLRRIATSVMLLAVAALAVNVAAVPASALGRFEHLEYAGPAHSHMHGDGTVHSHVVAKIAPDDASGWPDFPPLDDPQDHEHKKADCCGLAHPVALPSAEPAASAPRSPGATLVSREAMHPFGVDPNGPRRPPRSLPNA
- a CDS encoding MFS transporter — translated: MLSVLADRTYRHLFAAQVIALVGTGLLTVALGLLAYRLAGMEAGAVLGTALAIKMVAYVLVAPVAQAFTASLPRRVFLVVNDLVRAGVALALPFIDQVWEVYVLIAILQSASAAFTPTFQATIPDILPDEQDYTRALSLSRLAYDLENLLSPVLAALLLTVIDFHWLFAGTVVGFLCSAALVVTTTLPTSSAPARQAGIYERTTRGLRIYLATPRLRGLLALNLAVAAAGAMVIVNTVVIVQALLKRPQDDVAVALGLFGGGSMVAALLLPRLLDRLSDRTVMIPSAVLLGVVLLGFAEVSWSHSIGWVALLETWLVLGIGYSAAQTPTGRLLRRSASPHDRPALFAAQFALSHAAWLMTYPLAGWLGATIGMPSTLAVLGVLTLAAAAAALLLWPSDDPETVEHAHPELDPTHPHLATAGGHRHAHAYVIDDLHHHWPSRRPG
- a CDS encoding DUF6074 family protein; this translates as MSATVLPFPRSRDRGFILRHANLMAQAASLLRAEAHLLRQLAIQQDTMARRGIAPEVMAREIASIEGHIRACVYKLLSASGGAA
- a CDS encoding helix-turn-helix domain-containing protein — encoded protein: MINRSDRFVSIKEARAMLGIGETTIYKLLNQRRIIARKLGGRTFISEAEIARFQASLPAAQFNGNGRESGATSEEIR
- a CDS encoding NUDIX hydrolase, which codes for MTSVPVDSERATQRQVGALPFRKNPDGGFAVLLVTSRESRRWVIPKGWPMKGRKPYEAAAREAYEEAGVIGHIGKRPLGFFLYEKRLKSRDSVLCQVKVFPLEVRKQLKRWPEQSEREQRWFAPSEAADLVAEPGLAAIIRAALKRDDPHVA
- a CDS encoding MarR family winged helix-turn-helix transcriptional regulator codes for the protein MNVPKETAGTPWDPLLLDNQLCYALYAAAHRMTKSYRPLLERLGLTYPQYLVLLVLWETEGVTVSEIGRRLRLDSGTLTPVLKRLESAGLLVRNRRQSDEREVEIGLTPRGRSLRSEAVHVRQSVMCQLNLTEPEIQAMRADLNHLIENLAAHG
- a CDS encoding SURF1 family protein, which translates into the protein MGDGPVGGDDRGPPDAPEASPRHSRGVLAAILVGATLAFTLLAGLGTWQLHRRGWKLDLIAHVDARLRAPPTPPPPRSDWPQIGTEDAYRRLRVAGTFLHDRETLVQAVTEAGAGAWVMTPLRKADGGVVLINRGFVPDARRDPARRREGQVPGETIVTGLLRLSEPGGAFLRSNDPAAGRWFSRDVPAIAAASGLTDAAPYFIDADAAPNPGGLPVGGLTVVAFRNDHLVYAITWYALALMVAGATIHLLRYASRRPTDP
- the cyoD gene encoding cytochrome o ubiquinol oxidase subunit IV, encoding MSAATDTHHAAHEAGHGHATGGHHATFRGYMTGFVLSVILTAIPFWLVMADVLGDNRTTSLVIMVFAVVQIVVHMIYFLHMDTKSEGGWNFLALIFTLTLVVITLIGSLWVMYHLNTNMMPMSGHDMQQHMPATPLR
- the cyoC gene encoding cytochrome o ubiquinol oxidase subunit III — translated: MATLASKTKDLVEAPSFHLEEDHHPEGSTMLGFWIYLMSDCLIFAVLFATYAVLGRNYAAGPAPKDLFELPLVALNTSMLLLSSITYGFAMLEMQRDRQAATLGWLAVTGLFGLAFVGIELYEFAHLIHEGATPQRSGFLSAFFTLVGTHGLHVSLGIVWLVVLMVQVRQRGLIAENQRRLLCLSMFWHFLDVVWIGVFTFVYLMGVLQ